In Fusobacterium periodonticum ATCC 33693, a single genomic region encodes these proteins:
- the ffh gene encoding signal recognition particle protein, with amino-acid sequence MLENLGNRFQDIFKKIRGHGKLSDSNIKDALREVKMSLLEADVNYKVVKDFTNRISEKAIGTEVIRGVNPAQQFIKLVNDELVELLGGTSSKLTKGLRNPTIIMLAGLQGAGKTTFAAKLAKFLKKQNEKLLLVGVDVYRPAAIKQLQVLGQQIGVDVYSEEDNKDVVGIATRAIEKAKEINATYMIVDTAGRLHIDETLMNELKELKKAIKPQEILLVVDAMIGQDAVNLAESFNNALSVDGVILTKLDGDTRGGAALSIKAVVGKPIKFIGVGEKLNDIEIFHPDRLVSRILGMGDVVSLVEKAQEVIDENEAKSLEEKIKSQKFDLNDFLKQLQTIKRLGSLGGILKLIPGMPKIDDLAPAEKEMKKVEAIIQSMTIEERKKPDILKASRKIRIAKGSGTDVSDVNKLLKQFEQMKSMMKMFSSGKMPNLGGMGKGGKFPF; translated from the coding sequence ATGTTAGAAAATTTAGGAAATAGATTTCAGGATATTTTTAAAAAGATAAGAGGACATGGAAAGCTTAGTGACTCTAATATAAAAGATGCACTTAGAGAAGTTAAAATGTCTCTTTTAGAAGCTGACGTAAACTATAAGGTTGTTAAAGACTTCACAAATAGAATCAGTGAAAAGGCTATTGGAACTGAAGTTATAAGAGGAGTTAATCCTGCTCAACAATTTATTAAATTAGTAAATGATGAGCTTGTTGAACTTTTAGGAGGAACTAGCTCAAAATTAACAAAAGGACTTAGAAATCCTACTATAATTATGTTAGCAGGTTTACAAGGGGCAGGTAAGACTACTTTCGCTGCTAAGCTTGCAAAATTTTTAAAGAAGCAAAATGAAAAACTGTTACTTGTTGGAGTTGATGTCTATAGACCTGCTGCTATAAAACAATTACAAGTTTTAGGGCAACAAATAGGAGTAGATGTTTATTCTGAAGAAGATAACAAAGATGTAGTTGGAATTGCAACAAGAGCGATTGAAAAAGCTAAAGAAATAAATGCGACATATATGATAGTTGATACTGCTGGTAGATTACACATTGATGAAACTCTTATGAATGAGTTGAAAGAACTTAAAAAGGCTATAAAGCCTCAAGAAATTTTACTTGTTGTAGATGCTATGATAGGGCAAGATGCTGTTAACCTAGCTGAATCTTTTAACAATGCTTTGAGTGTTGATGGAGTTATCTTAACTAAATTAGATGGAGATACTCGTGGAGGAGCTGCTTTATCAATAAAGGCTGTTGTTGGTAAACCAATAAAGTTTATTGGAGTTGGAGAAAAATTAAATGATATTGAAATTTTCCACCCAGATAGATTAGTTTCAAGAATTTTAGGAATGGGAGATGTTGTTTCTCTTGTTGAAAAAGCTCAAGAAGTTATAGATGAAAATGAAGCTAAATCTTTGGAAGAAAAAATTAAATCTCAAAAATTTGACTTAAATGACTTCTTAAAACAATTACAAACAATTAAAAGATTAGGTTCTCTTGGAGGAATATTAAAATTAATTCCTGGTATGCCAAAAATTGATGACTTAGCACCAGCTGAAAAAGAAATGAAGAAAGTTGAAGCTATAATTCAATCTATGACTATTGAAGAGAGAAAGAAACCTGATATATTAAAAGCTAGTAGAAAAATAAGAATTGCAAAAGGTAGTGGAACTGATGTTTCAGATGTAAATAAACTACTAAAACAATTTGAACAAATGAAATCAATGATGAAAATGTTTAGCTCAGGAAAAATGCCTAATTTAGGTGGTATGGGCAAGGGTGGAAAATTCCCATTTTAA
- the rpsP gene encoding 30S ribosomal protein S16 translates to MLKLRLTRLGDKKRPSYRLVAMEALSKRDGGAIAYLGNYFPLEDSKVVLKEEEIIKFLQNGAQPTRTVKSILVKAGVWAKFEESKKK, encoded by the coding sequence ATGTTAAAATTAAGACTTACAAGATTAGGAGATAAAAAGAGACCTTCTTATAGATTAGTAGCTATGGAAGCTTTATCTAAAAGAGATGGAGGAGCTATTGCTTACTTAGGTAACTACTTCCCATTAGAAGATTCTAAAGTAGTTTTAAAAGAAGAAGAAATCATTAAATTCTTACAAAATGGAGCTCAACCAACAAGAACAGTTAAATCTATCCTAGTTAAAGCTGGAGTTTGGGCTAAATTTGAAGAAAGCAAAAAGAAATAA
- a CDS encoding PAS domain-containing protein, whose translation METMAKHLPALDEEKLKFVIELKEKYNAGKISLEEARKLLKERVKTLTPYEIAYAEQKIVPFVEDECIKENIQNMMLLFNEVMDTSRPTDLPSDHPIMCYYRENDDMRELLKEVENLIQFPVIKNQWYELYDKLDLWWKLHLPRKQNQLYSLLEKKGFTRPTTTMWVLDDFIRDELKENRKMLDDGNEEEFIASQTSVAADIIDLIQKEETVLYPTSLAMITEEEFEDMKSGDKEIGFTFGELEETTPKKELKQSENSNISGQGNLAKDLAQLLGKYGFNSDANSSELDVAMGKMTLEQINLVFKHLPVDITYVDENEIVKFYSDTAHRIFPRSKNVIGRDVKNCHPRKSVHIVEEIIEKFRNGEQDFAEFWINKPGLFIYICYSAVKDKDGKFRGILEMMQDCTRIRSLQGSQTLLNWENGTMNSEEEVKEEKMEEAPKEESSNSEISLESINKDTYLKDLIKIYPNLKKDMIKISEKFKILQGPLAAVMLPKATLEKVSEKGDIDLNTLIEKIKELIKTY comes from the coding sequence ATGGAAACAATGGCAAAACATTTACCAGCACTTGATGAAGAAAAGCTAAAATTTGTAATTGAATTAAAAGAGAAATACAATGCAGGAAAAATAAGTTTAGAGGAAGCAAGAAAGTTGCTTAAAGAAAGAGTAAAAACTTTAACACCTTATGAAATTGCTTATGCTGAACAAAAGATTGTACCCTTTGTTGAAGACGAATGTATAAAAGAAAATATCCAAAATATGATGTTATTATTTAATGAAGTAATGGATACAAGTAGACCTACTGATCTTCCTTCAGATCATCCTATTATGTGTTACTATAGAGAAAATGATGATATGAGAGAATTATTAAAAGAAGTTGAAAACTTGATTCAATTTCCTGTAATAAAAAATCAATGGTATGAACTGTATGATAAACTTGATTTATGGTGGAAACTTCACCTACCTAGAAAACAAAATCAACTTTATTCACTTTTAGAAAAGAAAGGTTTTACTAGACCAACAACTACAATGTGGGTTTTAGATGATTTTATTAGAGATGAGTTAAAAGAAAATAGAAAAATGCTAGATGATGGTAATGAAGAAGAATTTATTGCTTCACAAACTAGTGTTGCAGCAGACATAATAGATTTGATTCAAAAGGAAGAAACTGTTTTATATCCTACATCACTTGCTATGATAACAGAAGAAGAGTTTGAAGATATGAAATCAGGAGACAAAGAGATAGGTTTTACTTTTGGCGAATTGGAAGAAACTACTCCTAAAAAAGAATTAAAACAATCTGAAAATTCTAATATTTCAGGACAAGGAAACTTAGCTAAGGACTTGGCTCAACTTTTAGGGAAATATGGATTTAATTCAGATGCTAATTCTTCTGAACTAGATGTAGCTATGGGAAAAATGACTTTAGAACAAATAAACTTAGTATTTAAACATTTACCTGTGGATATAACTTATGTTGATGAAAATGAAATAGTAAAATTCTATTCAGACACTGCCCATAGAATATTCCCTCGTAGTAAAAATGTAATAGGAAGAGATGTTAAAAACTGTCACCCTAGAAAGAGCGTACATATAGTTGAAGAAATTATAGAAAAATTTAGAAATGGTGAACAAGATTTTGCAGAATTTTGGATAAATAAACCAGGACTATTCATTTATATCTGTTATTCAGCAGTTAAGGATAAAGATGGAAAATTCAGAGGAATTTTAGAAATGATGCAAGATTGTACAAGAATTCGTTCACTACAAGGATCTCAAACTCTTTTAAATTGGGAAAATGGGACTATGAATAGTGAAGAAGAAGTGAAAGAAGAAAAGATGGAAGAAGCTCCTAAAGAAGAAAGTTCAAATTCTGAAATTTCTTTAGAAAGTATAAATAAAGATACTTATTTAAAAGATTTAATAAAAATATATCCAAATTTAAAAAAGGATATGATAAAAATATCTGAAAAATTTAAAATATTACAAGGACCACTTGCTGCTGTGATGTTGCCAAAAGCTACTCTTGAGAAAGTAAGTGAAAAAGGTGATATTGACTTAAATACTTTAATTGAAAAAATAAAAGAACTTATAAAAACATACTAA